In Leptospiraceae bacterium, a genomic segment contains:
- a CDS encoding FABP family protein → MAVENVTDFGPLKELLGTWKGDKGLDIAPEPEGTEESPYFETITFEEVGEIKNAETQELVAIRYLQVVRRKLNGEVFHDETGYWIWDKKDNTIMLTFSIPRAVNVLATGSFTKTEKEIIIKVEAIKEKQDFSILQSPFMLQNAKTNSFTREFRISTDTLSYFQNVHLDIYGKTFEHTDKNELRRV, encoded by the coding sequence ATGGCAGTAGAGAATGTAACCGATTTTGGACCTCTAAAAGAATTACTCGGAACCTGGAAAGGCGATAAAGGGCTGGATATAGCTCCTGAACCGGAAGGAACAGAAGAAAGCCCGTATTTTGAAACAATTACTTTTGAGGAAGTCGGAGAAATAAAAAATGCAGAAACCCAGGAACTCGTAGCCATCCGTTATTTACAGGTAGTGCGACGTAAATTAAATGGAGAAGTATTTCATGATGAAACAGGTTATTGGATCTGGGATAAGAAAGATAATACAATTATGCTTACATTTTCAATCCCAAGAGCAGTAAATGTATTGGCCACAGGTTCTTTTACAAAAACAGAGAAAGAAATTATAATCAAGGTAGAAGCTATAAAAGAAAAGCAGGATTTTAGTATATTACAATCTCCTTTTATGCTTCAAAATGCAAAAACGAATAGTTTTACAAGAGAGTTCAGGATTTCTACAGATACACTCAGTTATTTCCAGAATGTGCATTTGGATATATACGGTAAGACTTTTGAGCATACCGATAAGAATGAATTGAGAAGAGTTTAA